A region of the Mycobacterium sp. NBC_00419 genome:
TCCCGCCCGCGGCCCGCGCCGCGTAGACCGGCATGGTGACGCCGACACCACGCGACACCGCGGCCACACGGCGCTTGGACAGTTCGATCGACACGGGGCCGGGGATCTCGGTGACGAGTTTGCGGCTCTGCTCGAGGGTGGTCACAGCTGTTCTCCTAGGCGATGCGGCGCTGGACGAAGCGGGCCATCAGAGCCTATCGGTGCGAGCGCAGACTTCAACTGAAAACCCGGTTCGAGGACGCGAGATGTAATGGATTACGTCGTTCTGAGACCCATTATCAACGTAATCGGTGGTGTCATGTCGGCAAGGGGGGTCCGTCGACCCGATCGACCGTCGTGAACGACGTCACCGGGCCGCGCCGCAACCGCGTCGGCTGGTGAACGGGGTGCCCGAGTGCGATCACGGCGGCCAGTGCCAGCGGCCCGTGGGCGCCCAGCAGCTGTTTCACCTCGTCCTCCCGCTGGATGAGCATGGTCGTCATGACGCCGCCGAGGCCTTCGGCCCGCGCGGCCAGCAGCAGGTTCCAGGCGAACGGATACACCGAGGCCCCGCCGGCGAACGTGTAGCGATCCAGGTCGCGGTCCACCGCCGCCAGCTGGGACAGGTCGGCGAACAGCGCGATCAGAACCGGAACCGTGTCGAGGTGGGCGGCGAAACCCTGCACCGCGCCGGCCTGCCCGGCCGCGGCCGCCAGCGCGGCGCGCTCGGCATCGGGGTCGTTGACCGGTGACCACGGCCGCAGACCGGCTGCGCTCATCGCCAGATAGTCGGTCCAGCCGGGCAGATACAGGTCACGTAGCCGCGACCGGATCTCGGGATCCTTGACGACCACCACCCGCCAGGCCTGCGCGTTGCCGCCACTGGGCGCGAAGCGGGCGGTGTCGAGGATGCGCGCCAGCACCGCGTCCGGCACGGGTTCATCGGTGAAATCTCGCACCGTCCCGGTGCTACGCAGCGTCTCGATGAGGTCCATCCGACCATCTTCTCCGGTCGGCGGGCTGGAGCGAAGCGACCGGGGGATCAACACCGTGGCGGTCACAGCCGCAACCGCCAATGGCAGACTGGACCGCTATGAGGCCCGTGGCCGATCGGTCCCGGAGCATTACCCCCGCACCCGATATGAAAGTGCTGTCATGGATCTAGTCGTCTTCTTGCCCCTGATCATCCTCATGGGCGCGTTCATGTGGTTCTCGTCGCGCCGCCAGCGCAAGGCCATGCAGGCCACGATCGACCTGCACGAGTCCTTGAGCGTCGGCGACCGTGTGCACACCACCTCCGGCCTGCAGGCCACCATCACCGGCATCACCGATGACAACGTCGACCTCGAGATCGCCCCCGGCGTGGTGACCACCTGGATGAAGCTGGCCATCCGCGACCGCGTCGAGCCCGAGGCCCCCGAGGACGAGGATTCGGAGTCTGGAGCTGCCGAAATAACCGAAAGCGACGCGGACCGCCTGACCAAAGACTGATCGCCAGGCTCGCCACGTACCCTCTACCGAGAACCGACGGCGGATCTCGCAGGTACCTTGCGGAGCGGATCGCGGCACACACCTAGGAGAAGCAACAACGTGGCATCGTCTTCGGCGCCGGTGCATCCGTACCGTTACCTGACGCTGTTCTTGGTCCTGCTCATCGGGGTCTACCTGCTCGTCTTCCTCACCGGTAACAAGCAGTCGGATCCGAAATTGGGCATCGACCTGCAGGGCGGTACCCGCGTCACGCTCACCGCGCGGACCCCGGACGGCTCCAAGCCCACCCGCGATGCCCTCAACCAGGCGCAGCAGATCATCAGTGCCCGGGTGAACGGCCTCGGCGTGTCGGGATCCGAGGTGGTGATCGACGGCGACAACCTGGTCATCACCGTTCCCGGCAACGACGGCAACGAGGCTCGCAACCTGGGCCAGACCGCGCGTCTGTTCATCCGTCCGGTAATCGGGCAGCCGATCCCGGTGGAGGCCATCAAGGCCCAGGCCAACGGTCAACGTCCCGGCGCCGGCGCACCGCCGCCCGGTGCACCGCCGGGCGCGCCGCCGGC
Encoded here:
- the yajC gene encoding preprotein translocase subunit YajC gives rise to the protein MDLVVFLPLIILMGAFMWFSSRRQRKAMQATIDLHESLSVGDRVHTTSGLQATITGITDDNVDLEIAPGVVTTWMKLAIRDRVEPEAPEDEDSESGAAEITESDADRLTKD
- a CDS encoding nitroreductase family protein, whose translation is MDLIETLRSTGTVRDFTDEPVPDAVLARILDTARFAPSGGNAQAWRVVVVKDPEIRSRLRDLYLPGWTDYLAMSAAGLRPWSPVNDPDAERAALAAAAGQAGAVQGFAAHLDTVPVLIALFADLSQLAAVDRDLDRYTFAGGASVYPFAWNLLLAARAEGLGGVMTTMLIQREDEVKQLLGAHGPLALAAVIALGHPVHQPTRLRRGPVTSFTTVDRVDGPPLPT